Genomic segment of Desulfatirhabdium butyrativorans DSM 18734:
GTTTTACGCAAGCAGGCAGTGAGGTTTCCGCTCTTCTTGGGCGTATGCCTTCTGCGGTAGGGTATCAGCCAACTCTTGCAGTCGAGCTTGGCGCCTTGCAGGAACGGATTACATCGACGGATAAGGGTTCTATCACTGCAGTACAATGCGTATATGTACCTGCTGACGATTTAACCGATCCTGCACCTGCAACCACTTTTGCTCATTTGGATGGAACGGTCGTATTGTCTCGGCAAATTGCCGAACTCGGGATTTACCCTGCAGTCGATCCGCTCGATTCTACATCGAGAATTCTGGATGCGGCTTACATCGGAGAAGAACACTATCAGGTAGCACGAACTGTTCAAGTTATTCTCCAGAAATATAAGGAACTCCAGGATATCATAGCAATTTTGGGTATTGATGAACTATCTGATGAAGACAAACTGACCGTTGCTCGGGCCAGAAAGCTTCAGCGGTTCCTTTCCCAACCCTTTCACGTAGCCGAAACCTTTACCGGGATGAAAGGTGCCTATGTTAAGATCGCCGATACGGTAAGGGGGTTCAAGGAAATCTGTGAAGGCAAGCATGATGATCTGCCAGAGCAAGCATTCTATATGGTTGGCGGCATTGAGGATGCGGTTGCAAAAGCCAAGAAGATGGCTGAAGTCAAATAATTACTGAAGGATAAGCAAATGGCCGGAACTATTCGATTGGAAGTGGTGACGCCGGAAAAAGTCGTTGTGGACGAAGAGGCGCAGATTGTCGTGGCTCCCGGCTCGTTGGGCGAATTTGGCGTTTTGATCGGACATACGCCCTTTCTATCCACCCTTAAAATCGGAATCGTCAGGTATAAAGACATTTCTGGAACCGAAAGATTTATTTTTGTTAACGGAGGATTCGCAGAAGCCCTGCCTGACAAGGTTACGATCCTGACACAGTCTGCTGAACGCAGACGGGACATTGATTTAGAGCGTGCAAAATCTGCATACGAAAGAGCAAAGATGCGCCTGGATCATAAA
This window contains:
- a CDS encoding F0F1 ATP synthase subunit epsilon, yielding MAGTIRLEVVTPEKVVVDEEAQIVVAPGSLGEFGVLIGHTPFLSTLKIGIVRYKDISGTERFIFVNGGFAEALPDKVTILTQSAERRRDIDLERAKSAYERAKMRLDHKQEDIDFIRARAALERALYRLRLADTRH